From Homalodisca vitripennis isolate AUS2020 chromosome 1, UT_GWSS_2.1, whole genome shotgun sequence, the proteins below share one genomic window:
- the LOC124353153 gene encoding LOW QUALITY PROTEIN: uncharacterized protein LOC124353153 (The sequence of the model RefSeq protein was modified relative to this genomic sequence to represent the inferred CDS: deleted 1 base in 1 codon) — MYHTKYDESRARDTTHWWVTAGLCGMVVTLAFVGLTLWLGMEEPRQVDSTEFRYSPPPQGEPRGIPRPPRGRIEKVHKEEEKSPTRLKLPIPQAPPMGQEDTQEIRTYKGTLHHGEELMNETGVKESSIKKKSEAVFPSGFDPDMFLSHGIFGADNRRDDLSNDFESHERPEIPPFSYIREPNEVEDRIDDAPGNSFLYPDSSVENFGDDTNSLTDFFKKSFQEVRDWLMTRGDQTANSEWLQLLSAFNQSVIQRNLTAIMTQLKDMYNSSDVADVPVSSLLYPDARNGSSLLSFGLLAIDLFLLHNVQQIAWNEQDDRMLDDPEVVAMNALFLPPDRLRQLHQKGSRVLKTSEDKSVLTETLEFVNSMLRAILNLNKAFRRSGMARETGPNTMDCIWTLYCRNLDKTAKLQGPYGFLAKMNSLGLRLMMGEFPADKAFSQLLAEATSGWRPIDCQRLFPRCSVDEAKDVVMNTVLGEAPATFT, encoded by the exons ATGTACCACACGAAGTACGACGAGTCGCGGGCACGGGACACGACCCACTGGTGGGTCACGGCGGGACTGTGCGGGATGGTGGTCACCTTGGCCTTCGTGGGGCTCACGCTGTGGCTGGGGATGGAGGAACCTCGACAGGTGGACTCTACAGAGTTCCGGTACAGTCCACCACCCCAAGGGGAGCCGAGGGGTATCCCGCGGCCTCCTAGGGGCAGGATAGAGAAGGTCCACAAAGAGGAGGAGAAGTCGCCAACCCGTCTGAAGTTACCGATACCCCAGGCACCACCCATGGGACAAGAGGACACCCAGGAGATCCGGACCTACAAGGGGACACTTCATCACGGTGAGGAACTCATGAACGAAACAGGAGTAAAGGAGAGCAGCATTAAGAAGAAAAGCGAGGCTGTATTCCCTTCAGGATTTGATCCCGACATGTTCTTGTCCCACGGTATTTTTGGTGCCGACAACAGACGAGATGATCTTTCAAACGATTTTGAAAGTCATGAAAGACCCGAAATTCCACCCTTTTCGTACATTCGAGAGCCCAACGAAGTGGAAGACCGAATAGACGACGCCCCCGGTAATTCTTTCCTGTACCCGGACTCGAGTGTGGAGAATTTTGGAGACGATACGAACTCCCTCACGGATTTCTTCAAGAAGAGCTTCCAAGAAGTCCGGGATTGGTTGATGACTCGCGGTGACCAGACTGCGAATTCTGAATGGCTCCAACTTTTGTCGGCCTTCAACCAATCGGTGATCCAGAGGAATCTGACAGCAATAATGACGCAGCTGAAGGATATGTATAACTCTTCGGAT GTAGCTGACGTTCCTGTGTCTTCTTTGCTGTATCCAGATGCGCGTAATGGATCCAGCCTACTATCCTTCGGACTCCTCGCCATCGACTTGTTCCTCCTTCACAACGTCCAGCAAATAGCCTGGAACGAACAGGACGACCGGATGCTGGACGATCCGGAAGTGGTAGCGATGAACGCTCTCTTCCTGCCACCTGACCGGCTGCGGCAGCTGCACCAGAAGGGTTCGCGAGTGTTGAAAACCTCCGAAGACAAGAGCGTTCTGACTGAAACCTTGGAATTCGTCAACAGCATGCTGAGGGCTATCCTGAACCTCAACAAGGCCTTCAGGAGGTCCGGAATGGCCAGAGAGACAGGTCCTAACACCATGGATTGTATATGGACACTGTACTGCAGAAATCTTGACAAGACTGCAAAATTACAAGGGCCGTACGGGTTCCTCGCCAAGATGAACAG CCTAGGCCTGCGTCTCATGATGGGGGAGTTCCCAGCAGACAAGGCTTTTTCGCAGCTGCTGGCAGAGGCCACCTCAGGCTGGAGACCCATCGACTGCCAGAGGCTCTTTCCAAG